The stretch of DNA CGTGTCGGGCGGCTACGATCCGGCGTTCTACGCCGCGGCCGGACTGTGCGTGGTCGCGGGCGGTCTGTGCTGGGCGGTGCCGCGCATCCGATCGCAGAGCCCGGAGCCCGTGGCGGCGTGAGGTTCACACGATCTGGTCGTAGCACTTCTCCTCGACGCGGCGGCTGATCCGCCAGCCGTCGTCGGTGCGCACGAACTCGTCGAGATACCAGATGCCGCAGTACAGGACCTGTTTCGGCTCCTGCGATAGCACCATCGGATTGAAGCACATGGTGCGCCCGGTCGCAGCGTCGCCGTGGATCGACAGATCGAAGTTGCCGAGGAGGTGGGCGTAGGCGGGGAAGCGGGGGAGGATCTCGGCGAGCCATGCCTTGACCTCGGGGAACCGTCCGGTGGTGCCACCGGTGGCGCGGTAGTCGATGTGCGCGTCCGGGGTGAACACCCGGTCCAGATCGTCGAAGCGGCGGGAGTCGATCGCCGTCGAGTAGTCGATCATCAGTTGTTGGATCTCGAAGCGGTCCGAGATCTCCTGCAGGTCCATCATGGGCGTCGATGCCTCCCGGCGAGTCGGTGTGTGGACTCAGCCTGGCAGTTCCGGCGCCCCGGGTCAGCCGATCCGCTCGGTCAGGTGCGCTCGGGTCTGGGCGTCGATCGGCAGGCCGAGCGGCGTCCGCCAGCACGCGCCGAGGACCTCATATCCGAGGTCACGGACCCGCGCGTGCTCGGGCCAGTAGGCGCGTGCCCAGTCGGGATCGTCGCAGGCGCTGTCGGTGGCGGCGAGCTCGGCCTCCAACAGCTGCCACTGGAGATCGCGCCGATCGACGCGCATCTCGGGGGAATCGACGGGGTTCGCGGCGCCGTCGTCGACGAGGTGTCGTCCGGCGGCGAGTGCTGCCGCGTCGGCGTCACGCAGGGTGCGACGGTGTGCGCGAGGCAGCAGCAGCCACGCCGTGATCAGGGCGACGCCGACACCGAGGACGGTCTCCAGGACACGGTCGCGCACCTGCTCGGCCAACGGTGTGGACGGACCGCCGATGAGCAGGGACAACGGAGTGATTAACATGACGGCGATCGCGTAGTTGGTGCTGATCGTGAGCTCGATCAGCACATTGAGAACGGTGAGGACGGCGAGCAATGCGGCGATCGGGAGGTCCAACGCGTAGAGGCCGGCGAACAGTCCGACGCCGACGACGGTGCCGGCCACTCGATGC from Gordonia humi encodes:
- a CDS encoding nuclear transport factor 2 family protein — protein: MMDLQEISDRFEIQQLMIDYSTAIDSRRFDDLDRVFTPDAHIDYRATGGTTGRFPEVKAWLAEILPRFPAYAHLLGNFDLSIHGDAATGRTMCFNPMVLSQEPKQVLYCGIWYLDEFVRTDDGWRISRRVEEKCYDQIV